CGTCTGCGGCCGGCTGTGCAGAGGGAACCTTCTTGGCCGCGTCGTCGAGGAGTCGCCGCATGGCCTCCGGCGCCGCGAGCCGGCCTTCTCCGTGGCCGCTCGCCACCCCGGCGATGCGGGATTCGAGGTCGCCCTGGTCGGTGAAATAGCGGGCGAGGGCGTCCCGCTCCGTGAAGAGGAAGCCCACCTCGCCGGCGGCGGAACGGAAGCCGCGGTAGATCTCCCCATCGTTCACGATGCCCGCGCCGACCCCCTCACCGAGCATGTAGGAGGCCACGCTCTGGGCGCCCCTGCCCGCCCCGTGGGCCCACTCGCCGAAGGCGATCGCATTCGCGTCGTTCTCGACGAGCACGGGAAGGCCCGTGGTGGCCGCCACGATGGATTCGAGGGCGACGTCACGCCAGCCGAGTTCGACGGTGTTCATCACGCGTCCGTCGTGCACGATTCCGGGCACGGAGATGCCGATTCCGAGAAGGTCCCGCTTCTCGAGCGCCGCGGCCTCGACGAGTCGCTCCGTCAGAGCGAGGGTTCCGGCGAGCCTTGTCGACGCGGAGATGGAACCGGTGGCCGGATCGACCTCGAAGGCGACCGAGTCGGAGACGACGGTATTCCGCGCAAAATCCCGCAGGAGTCCACGGGCGCGATCCCGGCCGACATCGATCGCCGCGATCACGCGCGATTCACCCGCGACCCTGAGCAGATTCGACGGGCGCCCGCCCGACGACTGCTGTACGCCCTCCTGGGCCAGGACGCCCTCGGCCAGCATGGCGGCACTCAGCCGCTCGACGGTGGCCGAGCTCAGCCCTGTCTTTGCGCCGATCTGCTTTCGTGAGAGTGCCCCGTTCTCTTCGAGGCAGTCGAGGATGGCGGTTCGGTTGATCTCGGTGACGACCCGGGTCGTTGCCGTGCGCTTCTTCGTGTTCATCGATCTCTTCCTTCGAGGGGTGCCCGGTGCCACAACACGCAAGGAGTCGGGCGTGCCTGGGGCTGGTCACCCGACCATCGACGCGGCCGCCTTGTCAAGAAGTATGGTGACTGCCTGGTGCCTTCGTAGCGCCGACGCGGGGCTCGATCGATCGATCGAGCCCTCGAGTGCCCTGGCCACTGCCTCCGCCTTGCCGGAACCGAACGCGAGCAACACGATTTCGCGCGCGCGCAGGATCGTTCCGATGCCCTGGGTCAGTGCCTGTGTCGGCACGTCGTCGATCCCACCATCGAAGAACCGGGCGTTGGCCCGGCGAGTCTCGGGCGTGAGATCCACCGCGCGGGTGAGGGAGTCGTGCGCCGAGCCGGGTTCATTGAACCCGATGTGGCCGTTGTGGCCGATGCCGAGAATCTGAAGGTCGACTCCGCCGGCGGAGCGGATGCTCTCCTCGTAGGCGTGCGCGGCCTCCACGAGGTCGGGCGCCGAGCCGTCGGGGATCGCGACCCGGAGAGGATCGAGACCGAGCGATCGGGTGACCTCCCCGTCGATGACGCTTCGGTAGCTCTGGGGGCGCCGAGGGTCGATGCCC
The Agromyces albus DNA segment above includes these coding regions:
- a CDS encoding ROK family transcriptional regulator → MNTKKRTATTRVVTEINRTAILDCLEENGALSRKQIGAKTGLSSATVERLSAAMLAEGVLAQEGVQQSSGGRPSNLLRVAGESRVIAAIDVGRDRARGLLRDFARNTVVSDSVAFEVDPATGSISASTRLAGTLALTERLVEAAALEKRDLLGIGISVPGIVHDGRVMNTVELGWRDVALESIVAATTGLPVLVENDANAIAFGEWAHGAGRGAQSVASYMLGEGVGAGIVNDGEIYRGFRSAAGEVGFLFTERDALARYFTDQGDLESRIAGVASGHGEGRLAAPEAMRRLLDDAAKKVPSAQPAADELFDLLAFSCGALATVLDPEVIVLAGHLARHPEHAIREISSRLVGRIPFPPRLVVGTLGDDGALFGVGEVITRRVKGSTYLA
- a CDS encoding glucosamine-6-phosphate deaminase; amino-acid sequence: MTTTTTAPVHTSSSLRVVVAADAESAAGMAAERISALIRSRPTAVLGVATGSTPSPVYRALQTLRRTEGLDLSQASAFALDEYVGIDPRRPQSYRSVIDGEVTRSLGLDPLRVAIPDGSAPDLVEAAHAYEESIRSAGGVDLQILGIGHNGHIGFNEPGSAHDSLTRAVDLTPETRRANARFFDGGIDDVPTQALTQGIGTILRAREIVLLAFGSGKAEAVARALEGSIDRSSPASALRRHQAVTILLDKAAASMVG